A genomic window from Chitinophagaceae bacterium includes:
- the nusA gene encoding transcription termination/antitermination protein NusA, which yields MNSQGLVESFSEFKDFKNIDRPTMMKVLEDVFRTLLRKKYGTDDNFDVIVNTEKGDLEIWRHRTIVEDGTVEDPNVQIALSEAVKLEPDYSVGEDTIEEITFESFGRRAILTAKQTLASRVSELEKEELYKKYQDRVGEIITGEVYQVWKKETLLLDDEGNELVLSKNEQIPSDFFKKGDNVRAVVKGVDMKNNTPLVMLSRSDNAFLAKLLEQEVPEIFDGLIMIKRIAREPGERAKVAVESYDDRIDPVGACVGMKGSRIHGIVRELHNENIDIINYTNNTQLFITRALTPSKISSMEIDEENKRAYVYLKPDQVSLAIGKGGLNIKLASRITGYNIDVFRDVQDEEYDIDLDEFSDEIDGWIIDTLKGIGCDTAKSVLELSRDELVRRSDLEEETINELLRILRSEFDQEGKK from the coding sequence ATGAACAGCCAAGGATTAGTTGAGTCATTCTCAGAATTTAAAGATTTCAAAAACATCGATCGTCCCACCATGATGAAGGTGCTGGAGGATGTGTTTCGCACGCTGCTGCGGAAAAAATACGGCACCGACGATAACTTCGACGTGATCGTAAATACCGAAAAGGGAGATCTTGAAATATGGCGCCACCGTACGATTGTGGAGGATGGCACCGTAGAAGATCCCAATGTGCAGATCGCACTCAGCGAAGCGGTTAAACTGGAGCCTGATTATTCTGTGGGGGAAGACACCATTGAAGAAATCACCTTTGAGTCATTTGGCCGCCGCGCCATTCTTACTGCCAAGCAAACGCTGGCCTCAAGGGTATCTGAACTGGAAAAGGAAGAACTCTATAAAAAATACCAGGATCGCGTAGGTGAAATTATCACCGGCGAAGTGTACCAGGTCTGGAAAAAAGAAACACTGTTGCTGGATGATGAGGGCAATGAGCTGGTGCTTTCGAAAAATGAACAGATTCCTTCTGACTTTTTCAAAAAAGGAGATAATGTTCGCGCAGTGGTGAAAGGAGTTGATATGAAGAATAACACTCCGTTGGTTATGCTATCGCGAAGCGACAATGCATTTCTTGCCAAACTTTTGGAACAGGAGGTGCCTGAAATTTTCGATGGATTGATCATGATCAAACGCATTGCGCGCGAACCCGGCGAACGTGCCAAGGTAGCGGTGGAATCATACGATGATCGTATTGATCCTGTTGGCGCCTGTGTCGGAATGAAAGGGTCACGTATACACGGCATTGTGCGCGAACTGCACAATGAAAATATTGACATCATCAATTACACCAACAATACACAACTGTTTATCACCCGTGCATTAACACCATCAAAGATTTCATCAATGGAGATTGATGAGGAAAACAAACGCGCTTATGTGTACCTGAAACCCGACCAGGTTTCATTGGCCATTGGCAAAGGAGGTTTGAATATTAAACTTGCGAGCAGAATCACCGGTTATAACATTGATGTATTCCGTGATGTACAGGACGAAGAGTATGATATTGACCTCGATGAATTTTCAGATGAAATCGATGGCTGGATCATCGATACTTTGAAAGGCATCGGTTGTGATACAGCGAAGAGTGTGCTTGAGCTGAGTCGTGATGAATTGGTGCGCCGCAGCGATCTTGAAGAAGAAACAATCAATGAGCTGCTTCGGATTTTACGTTCGGAGTTTGATCAGGAAGGGAAGAAGTAA
- a CDS encoding ribosome maturation factor yields the protein MMNLEERIKELLDALLREKDSYLVDLKVRKGQLVQVFVDRDPHITIEDCVWISRGLQKELDKEFPFSEQHTLEVSSPGMGEPLKVLRQYKKCVGREVEVLLLTGMKKSGTLLYADEEKIILEEIIANKMKDQAPVQTEIPFLNIKSTNVVIKF from the coding sequence ATGATGAACCTCGAAGAACGGATCAAAGAATTGCTGGATGCACTGCTGCGGGAGAAGGACAGCTATCTCGTGGACCTGAAAGTAAGGAAGGGACAATTGGTGCAGGTTTTTGTAGACCGCGACCCGCACATTACGATTGAGGATTGTGTCTGGATCAGCCGTGGATTGCAAAAGGAACTGGACAAAGAATTTCCTTTTTCAGAACAGCATACGCTGGAAGTGTCATCACCGGGAATGGGTGAACCACTGAAAGTGCTCCGCCAATACAAAAAGTGTGTGGGACGTGAAGTGGAAGTATTGTTGCTTACAGGAATGAAGAAATCAGGCACCTTGCTGTATGCCGATGAAGAAAAGATCATCCTCGAAGAAATCATTGCCAATAAAATGAAAGATCAGGCACCTGTACAAACAGAGATTCCTTTTTTGAATATCAAATCAACCAACGTAGTGATCAAATTTTAA
- a CDS encoding carbohydrate kinase, whose translation MKILCVGEALIDMFCTERCASLSAGEHFIKKAGGAPTNVAAAIASLGGEVDLAAKVGADPFGRQLIQVMKEFGVSTKWMWQDEQHFTTMAYVSLNEQGERDFVFHRGADRELTCKEVEAIQLEEYGIVHFGSATAFLEGPLREAYQSLMNRALRQDVFISFDPNYRDALFGNNQPSFIEQSLNFLANASFFKVSEEEALLITGKATLEDAADYFRNKSKAVFAITMGSAGTLLGFHNNNITIPSLEVKCVDTTGAGDAFVGAVLYQLSRFSQGKSRDLSIEEWKSIVQKANKAGARTCESMGAMEAFRRLSSELLN comes from the coding sequence ATGAAAATTCTTTGTGTTGGTGAAGCGCTGATTGACATGTTTTGTACAGAGCGATGCGCATCGCTTTCAGCAGGAGAACATTTTATCAAAAAGGCCGGAGGAGCGCCGACGAATGTAGCGGCTGCTATTGCTTCGCTCGGTGGCGAGGTTGATCTTGCGGCTAAAGTGGGAGCAGATCCTTTTGGGAGGCAATTGATACAGGTGATGAAAGAATTCGGTGTTTCCACAAAATGGATGTGGCAGGATGAACAGCATTTCACAACAATGGCCTATGTTTCATTAAACGAACAGGGCGAACGTGATTTTGTTTTTCACCGTGGTGCTGATCGTGAGCTCACATGCAAAGAAGTAGAAGCGATACAACTGGAAGAATATGGCATTGTGCACTTTGGAAGTGCAACAGCGTTCCTCGAAGGTCCGCTGCGTGAGGCCTATCAATCACTCATGAACCGTGCGCTGCGCCAGGATGTATTCATCAGTTTCGATCCCAATTATCGCGATGCGTTGTTTGGAAACAACCAGCCGTCCTTTATTGAACAGTCGCTGAATTTTTTAGCGAATGCCAGCTTCTTTAAGGTGAGTGAAGAAGAGGCCTTGCTCATTACCGGAAAAGCAACCCTGGAAGATGCCGCAGATTATTTCCGGAATAAATCCAAAGCCGTTTTTGCGATCACGATGGGAAGTGCAGGCACGCTCCTCGGTTTTCATAACAACAACATCACGATTCCGAGTTTGGAGGTAAAATGTGTTGACACTACCGGAGCCGGCGATGCTTTTGTAGGTGCGGTATTGTATCAGTTGAGCCGTTTTTCACAAGGCAAGTCACGCGATCTTTCTATAGAGGAATGGAAAAGCATTGTTCAAAAAGCAAACAAAGCCGGTGCCCGTACCTGCGAATCGATGGGTGCCATGGAAGCTTTCAGAAGATTAAGCAGCGAGTTATTAAATTGA
- a CDS encoding T9SS type A sorting domain-containing protein — MKKERSNTFRNGILLSMAVMLMIFEKAELSYAQDGVAWKSKAGNNVNGFVENKGQVRNQFNNACPDVLYVFSGKNFNLTLTRNGFSYELFQYEKQPVVSESNGCNNLNAGEYLPDQQATKVTTQRFDALFIDPGKNMLIVAEDASSDYLNYYHGNISEAVTQVHYFNRIYYRNIYPKIDLVFIAPADNKVSPRYEYIVHAGGNVKNIRTQYNTAEGIQIKNGSIVLPGSFGEVREENLFAYQVDKNLPVNASFQVKENLVSFNIEKYDHEAALVIDPDIVWATYYGENDAEDKPQELSVDAEGNLLVIGNTASQINFTTSGAYQSVYGGADYDAFILKLNAEGQRMWCTYFGGSSTEDATDIYTDASSDIFAAGATYSTNCPVYNAFQPVFGGVKDGFLFSLDSNGLIRWATYYGGSQPDVIAAINGDEGGNIYFTGWTQSTNKIATSTSYQPQKSQVMDAFLAKFDSSGIRIWSTYYGGKDADRGHSVTVDKDNNVIMTGTSPSTTGIATIGSFQPVCGGMEDVFCVKFNANGSRLWGTYFGGSSDDKGREVVTGEDGSIYFTGFTTSQNNIATLNAWQPAWTPGYYNNIPLPDVFFARLNAEGTALIYSTYLGGVAEDYGINLRVKPDSSVLLFGSTYSTGLGTPGVWQSENAGEQDAFIAKFLDQGQLDWFTYYGGPDYDRGNGMEITADDFIYISGNTASLSGIATVGSYKDSLSFVPVEGDSLVLDTVHDCMIAKFADRCFDKYEPNNSKSQAAHLIIPAETGSITISALISYKKDNDYFSFENNALSPNISIVLTNLPANYNLYLLNASGAEIANSKHKGLLNEQINFNTNTVGTFLVKVKSSAANVYNNAMCYSLTCLLIDTPFRDQLFNETNLTKGDSWMLYPCPASGEVNIDFSNLEFNKIYLNIYDLVGHLVYNDMIDAEKADSDGYHFDVGNWENGCYLVRLLSNNGVSNHILSVIH; from the coding sequence ATGAAAAAGGAAAGAAGCAATACATTCCGCAATGGTATCCTGTTAAGTATGGCAGTTATGCTGATGATTTTCGAAAAAGCAGAACTATCGTATGCGCAGGATGGTGTTGCATGGAAATCTAAAGCCGGCAATAATGTAAATGGATTCGTTGAAAATAAAGGACAGGTTAGAAATCAGTTTAACAATGCATGTCCCGACGTGTTGTATGTTTTTTCAGGAAAGAATTTCAATCTCACACTTACCAGGAACGGATTCAGCTACGAACTTTTTCAATATGAAAAGCAACCGGTTGTTTCAGAATCAAATGGATGCAATAATCTTAACGCCGGTGAATATTTGCCGGATCAGCAGGCGACCAAAGTGACCACGCAACGATTTGATGCTTTATTTATTGATCCTGGGAAAAACATGCTGATAGTTGCGGAGGACGCATCGTCTGATTATTTAAATTATTACCATGGAAACATTTCAGAAGCGGTAACGCAGGTTCATTATTTTAACAGGATTTATTACCGGAATATTTATCCAAAAATCGATTTGGTTTTTATTGCTCCTGCTGACAACAAAGTGTCTCCGAGATATGAATACATTGTACACGCTGGAGGTAATGTAAAAAACATACGAACGCAATATAATACAGCGGAAGGCATTCAAATCAAGAACGGATCAATTGTTTTGCCCGGAAGTTTCGGCGAAGTGCGGGAAGAAAATTTATTTGCTTATCAGGTTGATAAGAATCTTCCGGTAAACGCTTCCTTTCAAGTGAAGGAAAATTTGGTTTCTTTCAACATTGAAAAATATGATCATGAAGCTGCACTTGTGATTGATCCTGATATTGTGTGGGCTACTTACTATGGTGAAAATGATGCAGAAGATAAGCCGCAGGAATTATCGGTGGATGCAGAAGGAAATCTGTTAGTGATTGGCAATACAGCATCGCAAATTAATTTTACAACTTCGGGTGCTTATCAGTCTGTTTATGGCGGCGCTGACTATGATGCGTTTATTTTAAAATTAAATGCTGAAGGTCAAAGAATGTGGTGTACGTACTTCGGTGGAAGCAGTACAGAAGATGCTACTGATATTTATACCGATGCATCATCGGATATTTTTGCAGCGGGTGCTACCTATAGTACAAATTGTCCGGTGTATAATGCTTTTCAGCCTGTTTTCGGCGGTGTTAAGGACGGCTTTTTATTTTCACTGGACAGCAACGGACTTATCAGATGGGCAACTTATTATGGAGGAAGTCAGCCGGATGTTATTGCAGCAATAAATGGAGATGAGGGTGGAAATATTTATTTCACCGGCTGGACACAGAGCACAAACAAGATCGCTACAAGCACTTCTTATCAACCGCAAAAGTCACAGGTGATGGATGCATTTCTTGCAAAATTCGACAGCAGCGGCATAAGGATCTGGTCGACATATTATGGTGGCAAAGATGCAGACAGAGGTCATTCTGTTACGGTAGATAAAGACAACAACGTTATCATGACAGGCACTTCGCCAAGTACTACCGGCATTGCAACAATAGGATCTTTTCAGCCGGTTTGTGGAGGAATGGAAGATGTTTTTTGTGTGAAGTTTAATGCTAATGGAAGTCGGCTATGGGGCACCTATTTTGGAGGAAGCAGTGATGATAAAGGCAGAGAAGTGGTAACCGGCGAAGATGGCAGCATTTATTTCACAGGATTTACTACCAGCCAGAATAATATCGCAACACTTAATGCATGGCAACCGGCATGGACACCAGGATATTATAATAATATACCATTGCCCGATGTGTTTTTTGCCAGGCTGAACGCAGAAGGAACCGCATTAATTTACAGCACCTATCTTGGAGGAGTCGCAGAAGATTACGGAATTAATTTACGTGTTAAGCCTGACAGTTCAGTTTTATTATTCGGTTCCACTTATAGTACAGGTTTAGGAACACCGGGCGTATGGCAATCCGAAAACGCAGGAGAGCAAGATGCTTTTATCGCGAAGTTTCTTGATCAGGGTCAGTTGGATTGGTTTACCTATTACGGTGGCCCGGATTATGACAGGGGAAACGGCATGGAGATAACTGCGGATGACTTTATTTATATTTCAGGCAACACAGCGAGCCTGTCGGGCATTGCCACTGTTGGTTCGTATAAGGATTCATTGTCGTTTGTTCCTGTTGAGGGTGACTCCCTCGTGCTTGATACCGTTCATGACTGCATGATAGCAAAGTTTGCCGATCGTTGTTTTGACAAGTATGAACCCAACAACTCGAAATCCCAGGCGGCCCATCTGATTATTCCGGCTGAAACCGGTTCGATTACAATCAGCGCTCTGATCAGTTATAAGAAGGACAATGATTATTTCTCTTTTGAGAACAATGCATTGTCGCCCAACATCAGTATTGTTCTTACCAACCTCCCCGCTAATTATAATCTTTACCTGTTGAATGCTTCAGGAGCAGAAATAGCAAATTCAAAACATAAAGGTCTGTTGAATGAACAAATTAATTTCAATACAAACACCGTGGGAACTTTTTTGGTGAAGGTGAAAAGCAGTGCCGCCAATGTTTATAATAATGCAATGTGCTACAGCTTGACCTGTTTACTTATTGATACTCCATTTCGCGATCAGTTATTTAATGAGACGAATTTGACAAAGGGCGATTCATGGATGCTTTATCCCTGCCCTGCTTCCGGCGAGGTGAACATTGATTTTTCTAACCTGGAATTCAATAAAATATATTTAAACATCTATGACCTTGTTGGTCACCTTGTCTATAACGATATGATTGATGCTGAGAAAGCTGACTCCGATGGTTATCACTTCGATGTTGGCAATTGGGAAAACGGCTGTTATTTGGTCCGGCTGCTGAGTAATAATGGGGTAAGCAATCATATATTAAGTGTTATTCATTGA